A genomic stretch from Kovacikia minuta CCNUW1 includes:
- a CDS encoding RecQ family ATP-dependent DNA helicase — protein MSKQRPKKTNLEQIAQEHFGYTRLRTGQEAAIQSVLAGRDTLVVMPTGSGKSAIYQIAAFLLSRSCVVVSPLIALQRDQVKAIEGQDVGEAAVVNSAIGTTERSEAFEQLEAGDLEFLFLAPEQFNSSTTLEHLQTAKPSLFVVDEAHCITAWGHDFRPDYLRLGQVIEALGHPCILALTATAAPTVRTEIVERLGMQQASVIVQGFDRPNIWLSVNRFEDEDEKQESLVAQVVDAEKPGIVYVATRKRTEELAQRLEEQGVRSDFYHAGMRAADRKAVEARFMEDEVDVLVATTAFGMGVDKPNVRFVFHADISDSLDSYYQEIGRAGRDDEPAKAQLFYNPNDLNLRRFFSNRGKVKPTDINQVIAILQQQKTPIAPKELQEQSELSKSKLRSVLNYLAEIGVIETMPTGEVMPATLPAEVENIAEAAIQIQERQQQFERSRLEMMRGYAEVRGCRREFLLNYFGEKFEAPCG, from the coding sequence ATGAGTAAACAGCGTCCGAAGAAAACAAATCTGGAACAAATTGCCCAAGAACATTTTGGTTATACCCGGTTAAGAACGGGGCAGGAAGCAGCGATTCAATCGGTGTTAGCGGGTCGGGATACATTGGTTGTGATGCCCACCGGGTCAGGTAAATCAGCCATTTATCAGATTGCCGCTTTTTTGCTTTCCCGTTCCTGTGTGGTCGTTTCGCCTTTGATTGCCCTCCAGCGCGACCAGGTGAAGGCGATCGAGGGGCAGGATGTGGGTGAGGCAGCTGTGGTTAACTCTGCGATCGGCACGACTGAGCGATCGGAAGCCTTTGAACAACTGGAGGCAGGAGACCTGGAGTTTTTGTTTTTGGCACCGGAACAGTTCAATTCCTCGACCACTCTGGAGCATTTGCAAACGGCAAAGCCATCCTTATTTGTTGTCGATGAAGCCCACTGCATCACCGCCTGGGGGCACGATTTTCGCCCCGATTATTTGCGCCTGGGGCAGGTGATAGAAGCCCTGGGGCATCCTTGTATTCTGGCATTGACTGCGACCGCTGCCCCGACCGTCAGAACTGAAATTGTCGAGCGCCTGGGAATGCAGCAGGCGTCTGTGATTGTCCAGGGGTTCGATCGCCCTAACATCTGGTTAAGTGTAAATCGATTTGAGGACGAAGATGAAAAGCAAGAAAGCCTCGTGGCTCAAGTTGTTGATGCTGAGAAACCAGGAATTGTTTATGTGGCAACCCGTAAGCGAACGGAGGAACTGGCGCAGCGCTTAGAGGAACAGGGGGTGCGATCGGATTTTTACCATGCCGGGATGAGGGCAGCAGACCGTAAGGCAGTAGAAGCTCGCTTTATGGAGGATGAGGTTGATGTGTTGGTGGCAACCACTGCTTTTGGGATGGGGGTCGATAAACCCAATGTCCGGTTCGTTTTCCATGCAGACATTAGCGACTCCTTAGACTCTTACTATCAGGAAATTGGTCGGGCTGGTCGGGATGATGAACCCGCTAAGGCGCAGCTTTTTTATAACCCCAATGATCTCAATTTGCGGCGGTTCTTTTCTAACCGGGGCAAGGTAAAGCCCACGGATATCAACCAGGTCATAGCAATCTTGCAGCAGCAGAAAACACCGATCGCCCCGAAAGAATTGCAAGAACAGAGCGAATTGTCGAAGTCTAAACTCAGGAGTGTTTTAAATTATCTGGCGGAGATTGGGGTGATTGAAACCATGCCGACTGGAGAAGTGATGCCCGCAACCCTACCAGCAGAGGTAGAAAATATAGCAGAAGCAGCGATTCAAATTCAGGAGCGCCAGCAGCAGTTTGAGCGATCGCGGCTGGAGATGATGCGGGGTTACGCGGAAGTTCGGGGATGTCGGCGGGAGTTTTTGCTCAATTATTTTGGCGAGAAATTTGAAGCACCCTGTGGCTGA
- a CDS encoding cation:proton antiporter, translated as MDAGLGEVAIETNLKQFLLVLSISLSVATLPRIFSWFRQIPYTLLLVIVGLGLAFVDIRLVELSPQLILSIFLPPLLFEAAWNLRWQELKQELLPVCLYAVIGVIIAIAGIALGLNQLAGVSLATALLIGASLSATDPVSVIALFRELGVSSRLNALVEGESLFNDGMAVVAFGFLVALPLGTADLSIQSALLEFVRVIGVGIAVGSLIGFGISYLTQRFDLPLVEQSLTLVSAFGTYFITEDLGGSGVIGVVATGLILGNFGSRIGMNPRTRIIVSEFWEFLAFFVNSIVFLLIGTQVRFNVLSQNLGIIAIALMAMLGFRAISIFCLSAFSNQLSEQPISLKEQTVVWWGGLRGSVSIALALSVPAILPDREEIIATVFGVVLFTLLVQGLTIKPLLDRLNLLGDQSLRQQFSAAIARLTALKRVLQYLGQSADRPAIEPEFYQYQASLIKGEIARLEEEVETLRNEYPDLRTFATEQFTLELLSVEADTYAEFVRAGQLNRELAPFLQQNVPAAKESGSV; from the coding sequence ATGGATGCAGGTTTAGGTGAAGTCGCGATCGAGACAAACCTTAAACAATTTTTACTCGTTTTGTCGATTTCTCTGAGTGTGGCAACATTGCCGCGCATTTTTAGTTGGTTCCGCCAGATTCCCTACACCCTACTACTGGTGATTGTGGGATTGGGGTTAGCATTTGTTGATATACGGCTGGTCGAGCTATCCCCCCAACTGATCCTCTCAATCTTTTTACCACCGCTCCTGTTTGAAGCCGCATGGAATCTAAGATGGCAGGAACTCAAGCAAGAGTTACTGCCCGTTTGTCTCTATGCTGTAATCGGCGTCATTATCGCGATCGCGGGGATTGCCCTGGGGCTGAATCAACTGGCGGGGGTATCGCTGGCTACTGCCCTGTTGATTGGTGCCAGTCTATCTGCGACCGATCCCGTTTCGGTCATCGCCCTATTTCGAGAACTGGGGGTGAGCAGTCGGCTCAACGCTCTGGTGGAAGGGGAAAGCCTGTTTAACGATGGCATGGCAGTCGTCGCCTTTGGCTTTCTGGTTGCCCTGCCCCTGGGAACGGCGGATCTCTCAATTCAATCGGCATTGCTTGAATTTGTGCGCGTCATTGGGGTTGGCATTGCCGTAGGGAGCCTGATAGGGTTTGGAATTTCTTACTTAACCCAACGATTTGACTTGCCGCTGGTAGAACAGTCACTGACCTTAGTTTCTGCTTTTGGCACCTATTTCATCACAGAGGATCTGGGTGGTTCGGGGGTCATTGGAGTCGTCGCAACCGGATTAATTTTGGGTAACTTCGGTTCCCGAATCGGCATGAATCCCCGAACGCGAATCATTGTGAGTGAGTTTTGGGAATTTCTGGCTTTCTTTGTCAACTCGATCGTATTTCTGTTGATTGGGACTCAAGTTCGGTTTAACGTTTTGAGTCAGAACCTGGGCATTATTGCCATTGCACTGATGGCAATGCTAGGGTTCCGGGCAATTTCCATTTTTTGCTTGAGTGCCTTCAGTAATCAGTTATCGGAGCAGCCTATTTCGCTCAAAGAACAAACGGTCGTCTGGTGGGGTGGGCTGCGGGGATCGGTGTCGATCGCCCTTGCGTTGAGTGTACCTGCAATTCTGCCCGATCGGGAAGAAATCATTGCCACGGTGTTTGGGGTTGTGCTGTTCACCTTACTGGTTCAGGGCTTAACCATCAAACCTCTGCTGGATCGGCTCAACCTGCTGGGAGATCAATCCTTACGCCAACAGTTTTCAGCAGCGATCGCCCGCTTAACCGCCCTGAAGCGAGTATTACAATACCTGGGGCAATCCGCCGATCGACCCGCAATTGAACCGGAATTCTACCAGTATCAGGCGTCTTTAATCAAAGGAGAAATTGCTCGCCTGGAGGAAGAAGTTGAAACGTTGCGGAACGAGTACCCAGATTTACGCACCTTCGCTACTGAACAATTCACCCTAGAACTGCTGTCAGTGGAGGCAGATACCTATGCTGAATTCGTCCGGGCAGGACAACTGAACCGAGAACTGGCTCCCTTCTTACAACAAAATGTCCCAGCAGCCAAGGAATCAGGCAGCGTTTAA
- a CDS encoding response regulator — MKDFPISPTSESDRILVVDDLADNSFLLQTVLEAEGYQVEVADSGRAALDKISADPPDMVLLDVMMPEMNGFEVTRQVRQNPDLPFIPILLITGYTEPVPADGFDVGADGFIRKPVDFDDLIHRIESILQPRHTIDVSLED; from the coding sequence ATGAAGGATTTTCCTATTTCACCTACTTCTGAAAGCGATCGCATCCTGGTTGTTGATGATCTCGCTGACAACTCTTTCCTGTTGCAAACTGTTCTCGAAGCGGAGGGCTACCAGGTTGAAGTTGCAGACAGTGGTCGAGCAGCTCTAGATAAAATTTCTGCTGACCCACCTGACATGGTGCTGTTAGATGTGATGATGCCAGAAATGAACGGTTTTGAAGTAACCCGTCAGGTTCGCCAAAACCCTGACCTGCCTTTTATTCCGATTCTATTAATTACGGGTTACACCGAACCGGTTCCCGCCGACGGATTTGACGTTGGAGCCGATGGGTTCATTCGCAAACCCGTTGATTTTGATGATTTGATTCATCGTATCGAATCGATTTTGCAACCGAGGCACACCATTGATGTGTCTCTTGAGGATTAA